The DNA region TAGCCCATCTCGCCGATGCCCGGGATCTCGGCGGAGGAGCCGCCGAAGTGCTTCTGGGTCGGGCTCGCGACGCCGTACGCGGCGACCGTGCCGTAGATCATGCCGACCGCCCAGCCGGCGAGCAGCGCCCAGCGGTGCATCCAGCGGGTGAACAGACCGCCGACCAGGGCCGGGAAGGTCTGCAGGATCCAGATGCCGCCGAGCAGCTGGAAGTTGATCGCGACGGTCTTGTCCATGGTGAGGACGAAGACCAGCGCGCCGACCTTCACCAGGAGCGAGACCAGCTTGGAGACCTTGGTCTCCTGGGCGGGGGTCGCGTCGCGCTTGATGAAGTCCTTGTAGATGTTGCGGGTGAAGAGGTTGGCCGCGGCGATCGACATGATCGCGGCCGGCACGAGGGCGCCGATGCCGATGGCGGCGAAGGCCACGCCCGCGAACCAGTCCGGGAACATGTTCTCGAAGAGCTGCGGGATGGCGAGCTGGCCGTTCTGCACCTTGACGCCGGCCGCGATGGCCATGAAGCCGAGCAGCGCGAGCAGGCCCAGCATCAGCGAGTACAGCGGCAGGATGGTGGTGTTGCGGCGGATCACCTCGCGGCTCTTCGACGACAGCGTCGCCGTGATCGAGTGCGGGTACATGAACAGCGCGAGCGCCGAGCCGAGCGCCAGTGTCGCGTACGTCCACTGGCTCGCCTCGCCGGGTATGAGCGCGCCCTTGGGCTTGCCGGTGGCCGGGTTGACCTGGGCGAAGGCCTCGCCGGCCCTGCCGAAGATCTCGTCGAAGCCGCCCAGCTTGATCGGGATGTAGATGATCGCCACCGCGATGACGATGTAGATGAGCGTGTCCTTGACGAACGCGATGAGCGCGGGCGCGCGCAGTCCGGACGAGTAGGTGTACGCGGCGAGCACGCCGAAGGCGATGAGCAGCGGCAGGTCCTTGACGAACCAGTTGGTGTTCTCGCCGCCGCCGACGCCCATCACGTCCAGGACGGCCTGGATGCCGACCAGCTGGAGCGCGATGTACGGCATGGTGGCGAGGATGCCGGTGACCGCGACCGCCAGCGAAAGACCCTTGGAGTCGAAGCGCCCGCGGACGAAGTCCGAGGTGGTCACGTACCCGTGCTTGTGCGACACCGACCACAGGCGCGGCAGGAAGGTGAAGATCAGCGGGTAGACCAGAATGGTGTACGGCACCGCGAAGAAGCCGGCCGCGCCCGCCGCGTAGATCGCCGCCGGGACGGCGACGAAGGTGTACGCGGTGTAGAGGTCGCCGCCCAGCAGGAACCAGGTGATCCAGGTGCCGAACGAGCGGCCGCCCAGGCCCCATTCGTCGAGGCTGTGCTCGTTCTCGGCCCGGCGCCACCTGGCCGCCAGGAAGCCCATGACCGTGACGGCCAGGAAGAAGAAGATGAAGACGCCGAGCGCGACGCCGTTCACGCCGTCCTTCATCGCGCGTCACCTCCCTTGCGGGCGCGCTGGTCACGCTGCCA from Streptomyces fradiae includes:
- the mctP gene encoding monocarboxylate uptake permease MctP is translated as MKDGVNGVALGVFIFFFLAVTVMGFLAARWRRAENEHSLDEWGLGGRSFGTWITWFLLGGDLYTAYTFVAVPAAIYAAGAAGFFAVPYTILVYPLIFTFLPRLWSVSHKHGYVTTSDFVRGRFDSKGLSLAVAVTGILATMPYIALQLVGIQAVLDVMGVGGGENTNWFVKDLPLLIAFGVLAAYTYSSGLRAPALIAFVKDTLIYIVIAVAIIYIPIKLGGFDEIFGRAGEAFAQVNPATGKPKGALIPGEASQWTYATLALGSALALFMYPHSITATLSSKSREVIRRNTTILPLYSLMLGLLALLGFMAIAAGVKVQNGQLAIPQLFENMFPDWFAGVAFAAIGIGALVPAAIMSIAAANLFTRNIYKDFIKRDATPAQETKVSKLVSLLVKVGALVFVLTMDKTVAINFQLLGGIWILQTFPALVGGLFTRWMHRWALLAGWAVGMIYGTVAAYGVASPTQKHFGGSSAEIPGIGEMGYIALTAFVLNVLVTVVLTFVLKAVKAPEGVDETSPADYTADAGDAGVAADLPKVGAAGH